One stretch of Solenopsis invicta isolate M01_SB chromosome 16, UNIL_Sinv_3.0, whole genome shotgun sequence DNA includes these proteins:
- the LOC105195741 gene encoding putative odorant-binding protein A10, with amino-acid sequence MARLSNIVLIIAVNVLICVLAKEELYSEQYDHLDVRGVLANNIQRKSYYNCFMGITPCTSEQKNLINLFSEAYQTKCRKCTKKQIEHLNVISDWYTTHQPLKWLQLIQKMINDLRKKYANDH; translated from the exons ATGGCTCGACTAAGTAACATTGTGTTGATTATTGCTGTGAACGTATTAATATGCGTTCTCGCGAAAGAAGAGCTCTATTCGGAACAATATGACCATCTAGATGTTCGAGGAGTTCTTGCAAACAACATTCAACGAAAAAGCTATTACAACTGCTTCATGGGAATAACACCGTGCACGTCAGAACAGAAGAATCTTATAA ATTTATTCAGCGAAGCTTATCAAACCAAATGCAGGAAATGTACTAAAAAGCAAATAGAACATCTGAATGTGATAAGTGATTGGTATACAACACATCAACCCCTGAAATGGCTACAATTGATTCAGAAGATGATAAacgatttaagaaaaaaatatgctaATGATCACTAA
- the LOC120359791 gene encoding uncharacterized protein LOC120359791, with the protein MARLSNIVLIIAVNVLICVLAKEELYSEQYDHLDVRGLLANNTQRESYYNCFMGITPCTSEQKNLKMSWIRAPPH; encoded by the exons ATGGCTCGACTAAGTAACATTGTGTTGATTATTGCTGTGAACGTATTAATATGCGTTCTCGCGAAAGAAGAGCTCTATTCGGAACAATATGACCATCTAGATGTTCGAGGACTTCTTGCAAACAACACTCAACGAGAAAGCTATTACAACTGCTTCATGGGAATAACACCGTGCACGTCAGAACAGAAGAATCTTAAAA TGTCTTGGATAAGAGCTCCACCACATTGA
- the LOC105195781 gene encoding ATP-dependent RNA helicase SUV3 homolog, mitochondrial — protein MILIKCAMTEQLIRRGALSAVAFTRRSRSLPTLGTSYIQQCRGKKSDSNTNLPESLFHPVPIKPNPDDINVGAELTGSSLKNTDLLKILNAFSQKTEIKELAQQYGLDSCLQRQAFMNFKQYCLGTEPLPVDLYVVLSDILQGAGNIADIFPYFISHAKQIFPHIDCLDDLKKISDLRSPASWYPLARAKNRKIIFHAGPTNSGKTYHALERFITAKSGVYCAPLKLLVAEVFHKCNERGTPCDLLTGEERKYVKGHDNAANHLSCSVEMVNLQNNYEVAVIDEIQLMRDLNRGWAWTRALLGIPADEIHLCGEAGAIELVKSICVSTGEDVEVRRYKRLTELEIENQAVETLNNVMPGDCIVCFNKNDIYTVSRSLESRGKEVAVIYGSLPPGTKLAQAAKFNDPNNSCKILVATNAIGMGLNLHIRRIIFYSLIQPTFNEKGEKEMDVMSVSAALQIAGRAGRYGTVWDTGYVTTFKREDLPTLKNLLSQTPEPITQAGLHPTADQIELYAYHLPNSTLSNLMDIFVSLCTVDDSLYFMCNIDDFKFLADMIQHVSLPLRARYVFCCAPINRKSPYVCTMFLKFARQYSKNDAITFNWLCQHIGWPFQMPRTIIDLVDLEGVFDVLDLYLWLSYRFMDLFPDAETVRDIQKELDALIEAGIVRLTTLLLNSDASEEADSFESQTQKRNFYRDFKESGKRVGRGKLTERLIAEGLLTPQMLRELQSEWIRSTKKKK, from the exons ATGATACTTATAAAATGTGCCATGACGGAACAACTAATCCGAAGAGGCGCCTTATCGGCAGTGGCATTCACCCGCAG GTCGAGATCATTGCCAACTCTTGGCACGAGTTACATTCAGCAATGTAGAGGCAAGAAAAGTGATAGCAATACAAACTTGCCAGAGTCTCTGTTCCATCCTGTGCCTATTAAACCGAATCCAGATGATATAAACGTCGGCGCCGAATTGACTGGTTCTTCTTTGAAGAACACAGatctgttaaaaatattaaatgcctTCTCGCAGAAAACAGAGATCAAGGAGCTAGCTCAACAATATGGATTGGATA GCTGTCTCCAGAGACAAGCTTTCATGAACTTTAAACAGTACTGTCTAGGAACGGAACCATTACCCGTGGATCTCTATGTAGTCCTAAGTGATATCCTGCAAGGTGCTGGAAATATTGCTGATATTTTTCCATATTTCATAAGTCATGCTAAGCAAATATTTCCACATATTGATTGCTTAGATGATCTCAAAAAGATTAGTGATCTAAGAAGTCCTGCTTCTTG GTATCCTCTTGCAAgagcaaaaaatagaaaaataatttttcatgctGGACCAACGAACAGTGGGAAGACTTATCATGCTCTAGAAAGGTTTATTACTGCAAAAAGTGGAGTGTACTGTGCACCACTAAAATTACTAGTTGCAGAAGTATTTCATAAATGCAATGAAAGa gGAACACCATGTGATTTATTAACTGGAGAAGAACGAAAATATGTTAAGGGTCATGATAACGCAGCCAATCATTTATCTTGTTCTGTAGAAATGGTCAATCTACAAAACAATT ATGAAGTAGCTGTAATTGACGAAATTCAATTAATGCGTGATCTCAATAGAGGCTGGGCATGGACAAGAGCTCTTCTGGGAATTCCTGCGGATGAGATACATTTATGCGGTGAAGCTGGTGCAATAGAATTA gtaAAGTCTATATGCGTTTCAACGGGTGAAGATGTAGAAGTACGCAGATATAAACGATTAACGGAATTGGAAATAGAGAACCAAGCTGTCGAAACTTTGAATAATGTTATGCCGGGAGATTGCATAGTCTGCtttaacaaaaatgatatcTATACTGTGTCGCGTTCCCTCGAAAGCAGGGGAAAGGAAGTGGCTGTAATATATGGCAGCTTACCACCGGGCACCAAATTGGCGCAAGCTGCGAAATTTAACGATCCTAATAATTCTTGTAAAATCTTGGTAGCAACAAATGCCATTGGAATGGGTTTGAATTT ACACATCcgaagaattatattttattcattgatTCAACCAACGTTCAATGAAAAAGGTGAAAAGGAAATGGACGTTATGTCTGTGTCAGCGGCTCTGCAAATAGCAGGTCGCGCTGGACGTTATGGCACAGTTTGGGATACA GGCTACGTAACGACATTTAAACGGGAGGATCTGCCGACTTTGAAAAACTTGTTGAGTCAAACACCGGAACCAATAACGCAAGCTGGTCTCCACCCAACAGCGGATCAAATTGAACTGTACGCTTATCATTTACCAAACTCGACGTTATCAAATCTTATG gatatttttgtatctttatgCACAGTCGAcgattctctttattttatgtGCAACATAGACGACTTCAAGTTTCTGGCCGATATGATACAACATGTTTCACTGCCGCTTCGTGCGAGATACGTATTCTGTTGCGCACCGATTAATCGGAAATCGCCATATGTATGCACTATGTTCTTGAAG tttgcACGTCAATATAGTAAAAACGATGCAATAACATTTAACTGGTTGTGCCAACACATTGGGTGGCCCTTTCAAATGCCAAGAACCATCATCGATTTGGTCGACCTGGAAGGTGTCTTTGATGTGTTGGATCTTTATCTATGGTTAAG TTACCGCTTCATGGACTTATTCCCGGATGCTGAGACGGTTCGTGACATACAGAAAGAACTTGATGCACTTATTGAGGCAGGAATAGTTAGATTAACGACTTTGTTGTTAAATTCGGATGCAA gTGAAGAGGCCGATAGTTTCGAGTCGCAAACGCAAAAGCGAAACTTTTACAGAG attttaaagaaaGTGGCAAACGTGTGGGTAGAGGTAAATTGACCGAAAGATTAATAGCGGAAGGACTGTTAACACCACAGATGTTACGTGAATTGCAATCTGAATGGATTAGATcgacaaagaagaaaaagtaa
- the LOC105195859 gene encoding meiosis-specific nuclear structural protein 1, producing MYTNTTFMRIVGEERGEERGKVMWNPISSKMAADCACVNLQRLYFYKRVCAVCTSRKFRKLEYSARDEIPTRSEIERRLGTSLAQLLFNYSHREAVKPLDSISLAEFSQKSCCASQDGRLNADTRTRKQEILKSFLHSNILALGEGELKKFQAKIEAATQKKLRDEFAEECCMLEAEKRFAIRRNADEIHAKYEEYFKLTQQELKEKLQVELADADAQRNKELQKAVVKARMDTTHDVLRKIRPQMNWVVTRLYNELEQICRAQKEKMITDFNQIMRNQYLKLDARIEEIERQKMKELRIQRHELEMQNITNIIYIFCLEKLRSGSQLQAIHKHFEEKIKFLHKLIAKQEEIISTMNEKITKYRNTNEMLQEKIDTLTQEFQKFINFAFDTLPEHADFLLPLNLLSVKSISKEDIKQVEKR from the exons ATGTACACTAACACAACATTCATGCGTATAGTGGGTGAGGAACGTGGAGAGGAACGTGGTAAAGTCATGTGGAATCCGATCAGTTCGAAGATGGCTGCCGACTGCGCATGCGTG AATCTGCAAAGACTTTATTTCTACAAACGTGTTTGTGCAGTTTGTACCTCCCGTAAATTTCGCAAGTTGGAATACTCCGCGCGAGACGAGATTCCGACGAGATCGGAAATTGAGCGGCGACTTGGCACTTCGCTGGCACAACTTCTCTTTAATTACAGTCATCGAGAAGCTGTAAAGCCATTAGACTCGATATCCCTCGCCGAATTTTCACAGAAATCATGTTGCGCCTCACAGGACGGTCGATTAAATGCGGACACACGGACAAGGAAGCAAGAAATTCTCAAATCATTCCTGCACAGCAACATTTTAG CACTAGGCGAAGGTGAGCTGAAAAAATTTCAGGCGAAGATCGAAGCGGCAACGCAGAAGAAGCTGAGGGATGAGTTTGCGGAGGAATGTTGTATGCTAGAGGCTGAAAAGAGATTCGCCATTAGACGCAATGCGGATGAAATTCATGCCAAATACGAGGAGTATTTCAAACTCACACAGCAAGAGTTGAAGGAAAAGTTACAG GTTGAATTAGCGGATGCAGATGCGCAACGCAACAAAGAACTACAGAAGGCCGTCGTAAAAGCGCGAATGGATACGACACACGATGTGCTAAGAAAGATACGGCCCCAGATGAACTGGGTCGTTACGCGTCTTTACAATGAGCTCGAGCAAATTTGTCGTGCgcagaaagaaaaaatgattactGATTTTAATCAGATTATGAG AAACCAATATCTCAAATTGGATGCAAGAATCGAAGAAATTGAGAGGCAAAAAATGAAAGAACTGCGTATTCAACGTCATGAACTTGAAATGCAAAACATaacgaatattatttatattttttgcttggAAAAATTACGTAGCGGTTCACAATTACAGGCAATACACAAACATTTTGAA gaaaaaatcAAGTTCTTGCATAAACTGATTGCTAAACAAGAAGAAATTATAAGTACAATGAACGAAAAGATTACAAAATATCGCAATACCAATGAAATGCTTCAGGAAAAAATCGATACTCTTACACAGgaatttcagaaatttataaattttgcgtTTGATACCTTGCCGGAGCATGCCGATTTTTTATTGCCACTAAACCTACTTTCTGTAAAAAGTATAAGTAAAGAGGACATCAAGCAAGTAGAGAAGcgataa
- the LOC105195772 gene encoding ejaculatory bulb-specific protein 3, producing MARLNRIALLVVVTSVLMCILAEELELYPSELDDIDVVKILENDAERKGELNCYLKREPCAEEFNKYTEIFREAVRTNCKRCTEKQKEHLETITNWYKKNQPDNWELILENVNL from the exons ATGGCTCGATTAAATCGTATCGCGTTGCTCGTTGTTGTAACAAGCGTACTGATGTGCATTCTTGCAGAAGAGTTAGAGCTTTACCCTAGTGAACTTGATGACATCGATGTTGTAAAAATTCTCGAAAATGACGCAGAGCGAAAAGGAGAACTCAATTGCTATTTGAAAAGAGAACCGTGCGcagaagaatttaataaatacacag AAATATTCAGAGAAGCTGTAAGAACTAATTGCAAAAGATGTactgaaaaacaaaaagaacATTTGGAGACAATTACTAATTGGTACAAAAAGAATCAACCCGATAATTGGGAATTAATACTTGAAAATGTCAACttatga